The genomic interval CGCCGATGCCGCCGCCGACGATCGCGATGTCCATGACGAGTGCGCGTCCTCCGTGACGAGGCGGAGTGTAGCGTGCGGGGGACGGAGCGGCAACGGGCGCGCGGACCGCCCGGCCCCTTGCGGGGATGCGCGGCCGTCGCCTATAGTCGGCGTCGCGGGTCTTCGCTACGCGGAAGGCCGGACACCATTCGGGGGGAGATCGAGATGCTCAAGACGTCGCACGCGCTGGTGCTGCTGGTCGTGGCCGTGCTCGCGCTGGCCGGGTGCGCCACCCAGGGCTCGACGGTCGGCATGCAGCCGGTGCCCATCACCGACTTCAAGATGGTGGCCGGCAAGTGGGCCGGGCCGGTGACCGGGATCACCTCTCGTGACGACTGGGCCGAGATGACCATCACTCCGGAAGGGCGCTTCGACTTCGGGATCGCCCGGACGATCGGTGTGTTCGAAGGGGGCGGCCCCTTGACGCTCGCCGACGGCAAGATGCAGGGCAAGGGCGCGCGCGGATCCATCGTCTACACGCTGTACCAGAGCGGCAACCGCCGCGTCCTGAAGGGCGACGCGACGCTCTCGGACGGCCGCCAGGTGAACGCGACGCTCAGTCCGAAGTAGGTCTTCGCGGGTAGAGCACGTCCAGCGTATAGGCCAGGTCCAACCGCTCACCGTGCCATGCCGGCGCCGCGGGAAGTGATGGCGCCACGTGCGATTTTTTCGAAGCCGACCGTGAAGTGAACGCCAGGAGGCAAAGAGACACGCAGGAAGGGCGATTCAACGACCTTGGATTCGCGCGACGAGGGCTCGCGCGGCATCCTGTCAAGCGATCAGTGCGCGCCAACCAGCGGCAGCACCACCTCCACGGCCCGGATCATCGTGGAGAGATCCATGCTCGGCTCGTCCCGGTCGTGCGCGGCCACCATCGAGGGCAGGAACGGCAGGTGGATGAACCCGGCGGGTCGCGAGAGCTCGCGGGCGGCCAGGTGGTGCAGCGTCGCGTAGAGGACGTGATTGCAGAGGTAGGTGCCCGCGGTATTCGAGATCGCGGCGGGGATGCCCTCCGCGGTCAGCGCGGCCAGCATCTCGCGCAGGGGCAGCGTGCTGAAGTACCCGGCGGGGCCGTCGTCGGCGCAGGCCACGTCGCACAGCACCTGGCCGTGCGCGTCCGGCCGCGAGTAGTCCATCACGTTGACCGCCACCCGCTCCAGCGAGATGCGCGCGCGGCCGCCCGCGAGTCCCAGGTGCACCACTCCGAGCAGACCGGCCGCGTCGAGCAGCGGCGTGACCACCGCGCGCGCGGCCTCGTGCTGGACGGGGAGCATGGCGCTTCGCACCAGGCGGTCGCCGATCACGCGGCCGTCCAGCCGCTTGGCCACCTCGCCCGACGGGTTGACCGCGTCGCCGTCGAAGGGATCGAACCCGGTGACCAGGATGTGGCGGGACGGCGCGGCGGTCACGCGGGCTGCACTCCCGTGCGGTGACGCTGGGCGAGGGCCTGATAGCCGCTCGGGTTGACCTGCACCCAGCGCTCGGCCGCGGTGCCGGCCAGTGGCCCCTTCACCTTGCACGGCGCGCCCATTGCGAGCACGCCGTCGGGGATCTCGGTG from Candidatus Methylomirabilota bacterium carries:
- the pcp gene encoding pyroglutamyl-peptidase I, encoding MTAAPSRHILVTGFDPFDGDAVNPSGEVAKRLDGRVIGDRLVRSAMLPVQHEAARAVVTPLLDAAGLLGVVHLGLAGGRARISLERVAVNVMDYSRPDAHGQVLCDVACADDGPAGYFSTLPLREMLAALTAEGIPAAISNTAGTYLCNHVLYATLHHLAARELSRPAGFIHLPFLPSMVAAHDRDEPSMDLSTMIRAVEVVLPLVGAH